The following is a genomic window from Triplophysa rosa linkage group LG11, Trosa_1v2, whole genome shotgun sequence.
ATTCTCTCTGAGCTCACACTTATTAACAGACGTGGGAGAACAGaaggaaatgtgtcagaatgtTCTGCATGTGAACGTCACCTTGGGAAAGCTCACAGACCTCATGAAAACTGAGTAAAGATTTTTACTACCCACAGGCAGAATGATGTGCTGTGCTTCATACAAGCGGATCGTGTGTTTCTACCCTCCAAAAACACATTAagtgttcagttaaggacagcacacaaaattaaccatggttttattatacgTATTGTTTAGCataattctaaaatgtggaaaaatatgaatacataaGTATTTTGACTGGTAGCATATGTACTGTAAAGCTATCCTAACCCAACTGACAGGAACCATAAACTACTGTAAACACCAGCATAAATTAATATCCTAATGccaaaaagacaaaaagcaATATCTTTAGTTACACATTAGCTCAGATTAAAAATCTGTAACTCAGATTAAAAACTGGTGTGTTGGGGAAGCTTTGACATCATTGACAGTGAGCACCGCAGGTTCTCATAACGGAATGAGGGACAACAGATCAaatgtaatgaatgaatgacagTGAAGACTGCAACAGATATCGAGATATCACACAAAGCTGTCATATGATTGAAATACATCACATCATTTGGTACTTTTATTGGTACCTTATGAAGTTTGACCACCCAAGTCACTATAAACTTTATAGTTTAGGATTAATGGCTGTCTCTATGTGATGTCTAATGTGACGACCCTCTGCGTTCCTACCGGTCTGTGTACTGGCCATACATGGATTGGAGGAAGGTGTCCCGGGGTAAATCATTGTCACCTGGATTGGGCATGGCATAGGAAATAAAGATCTGCACGTACCTTCTGGCTCGCACTCGCTCTCATGGATACTCAGAGACACACAATGCTGAGATACTGATTTAGTCTTAAActattttggatttattttttatttattttccccctaagttttgttatagtttttcTCCTGCCTTTGtcgatgttgttgttgttttcatttaaccCCTAGACATTTGATGTTTGCAATAAATGTTGTTAACTACAACACCTTGCAGTGTTGACAATTTTTATGTTGCGGTCTGAACGAGTCGGGCCGTAACACTAACTATACCAGACAGAAGGCAGAGTGAACTGAAAGCAGCTctgtatttacacacacacacacacacacacacacacacacacacacacacacacacacacacacacacaaacgcacaccgCAGCAGGAGCTGAAAAACAATGGGCACACACGCAGATATCCTCTTCTGGGTCGCTGTGGTATTGTCCTCGGAGCTTCACCTCCCCCTTTAAAACCTCCCCCTctaaaacatctccaaatagACTATTCCCACAAtacaaagcaaacacacaacagcCTTATCCGAACATCCCGTCCACATGTACTAATTCAATGAAATTATCATCTGTTTGCATTAATTGTACTAAAATGTTAGGGACGGTAGATGGTAACTCAATTTCCTGAAGGAAGTAGAAGCGATTGTAAGCCGGCAAAACAACAGTGTCAGAGTTTGAGGTACGTTTAGGCTTCGGTTGCTTGTAAATGAAACGCTGTTCAGTAGATCActaaatgcttgttttgacactCAACgaagaagaaaagaaacaaatctCATTATGCAAAGTACAGTACAGTCAGATGCTGCAACAAAGTTAAAGTCTCTATGTCATTGTATAGCGTGACAATAAATCTGCAGTCACATGCCAGCGACAGAGCTATGTGGTCTCATTCATTTCAGCGAGAGCTTAGTGACTGGATGTGGGTGTTTACAGCAATACGACGAAAAGTTTAACTTTATGCAGCTGATTTATGCAGACGTTCAGGTGCAACTACAGTAGCAATGGGAGTGAAGTCAGTGGAGCTCATGACATCCGTCCAATTATTGACAGAAACTGCAGTGTACAGAAGACCAAGTTACTCATTTTACAGAACAGGTatggttttaaaaatgatgtgtgGAAAAACCATTTGCAAACAGCACACAATGATACTCATTCACACTGTATTTGATATAACTCATTCTGTATTAGTGTAGTTTGTCtataaaacagattttaaagtcaATATGAAATAACCAGCAGCTTTGATGTTTCTAACTGCTATTAGAAGAACCAGAACTAAGAACGCCTCTTAACAAACTCATAGAAAAAGTGAAGGACACAGATGCTGGCTTAAGACTTTGACAAATCTTGCAGTGTTTATGTGCACATATGTGTGTTTGCCTGTTTACATTCATTCGCCTCTTTTGTGACTGCAAAACTAGAGAGGTTACATCTTTCTGTACTGCCGTCACTGGGTCAGAGGGGCTGGTGAGTTTAAGAACACTGACATTTGTCTGATATGTTCATTACATATGTTCAACAGCAGCAGATTCGGGTCATTGTTCATTTAAGCAGCTTGGATAATGCATTAGTCTGACCTTTACACTAATGTTACATACTGCCAAGAAGAAAAAGACTTCAAGTACTGACATACCACAAAGCATCTGGAACCATAcagttacatacagtatatctgtagATCACACACTATGTACAGTAACTACAGTTTACTTTCTCTACATAGTTTCACTCTAATGTCTTACATTCCCCGTTTGACTCAGTTTTATttaagtcaccatgaaatcaaatagGAAAATCAacgtgttttacacagtgttgcagtgattattataaatgatttagcCGTGCACacggttatttatttttttattaattcgcacttgtaatctttaatcaaaaatattaagctcctctccccctctcaacaacaactcttcaccacatgacgtaagcAACAAATAAGAGGTAAGAGCaaactgactgtccaatggccaggcatttttagccctcccctccaggcccaatttacaacaaatcaatcaaaaagggaagggcaaaataaagccccgccctacatttttccACACCTCTAGGGTCCCGGCCCCAAGTTTGGGAACCAATGCCTTTTGCAGCGTTTATACTACTgcgttttcctttaaaaacgcaTAACTCTTGCTATGGTTACGCCTGGCGTTTACACTACTCTGGAGTAGgtttgtcacggtaccataaacatgttttatgatactataccagctgaagtatctcgattccaagtagtatcacgatgctgtgccatataattaaaatctatacaaaaaacacagatttagattaaacattttgtatttactatagtaaactgtattatactttgcactagaatatgttgttgtattaactgtagtaattcgataaattgtagcaaatacatttacatttagtcatttgtaaatactgtagtatacttaaatatttactatgataagactcaaaaacactagtatctatgagttttagtagtttactgtagtaaatactaaagtacactagatcatttttcacataggaactaattcaaatgttggacaaatttaattgatacagcagtctttataaagggaaatattaggcttactttaaatgcagaactaaaacggccagtaggtggcgtcaattttccactgagttagtgaatcatttaaccaactcgttcaaatcgccaatctgaatcattaactcgtccgagacattcaaaacacacattcatttaggagataaacaccgcaaaaaggcagatgtaagtgttcaaataaatattaatgcgcatatgcaacattaactacagtactacgatactaccatttcaaaaatagagaggcatcgcgggtattttgaagctttagcatcgcgatgctactgTAGCACCGtcacaccgtgcaaccctactctGGAGTTTTCAACCCCCTAAAACTGAGACTTTTGTAAACGccgttttagtttgaaaactccAGGGTTGTGTTTCTGTGTAAACGGACGAAAACGGAGACTTTAGAATACCCAGACGTGGTTGCCCACATTGTGACTATAACCAACTGTCATCAACAACCAATTTATGTATGCCCATAaaactgtttacatttgtttgcgCATGCCCAGCGtgaatggtcatgtgacatgcGTTTTCAGTAGTGTAGTgtaaatgcagatttttttctaaaacgcACGTGGAAACGGCAGAATAAATggggattgtttttgttttaaaacggcgttttcattttaaaacggGCTAATGCAAACACCACCTTAGCCAATGAAAGCTGCTGATCCAACCAACAAACTCCAACAAAAGCCAACAAACGCCAACAAACATCAACATTCTAACATACAacatattgcaatacctctccaggcctacaggggtcaggttttcttctactacctTGCATCAATGCTCCCAGGACACGGTTGCCTCCTGTTGGTTAAACTAATTTCTGCAAGAAATGGAATGTGCATGCGCGACCGGCACATACTATTCTGATCTTGAAATTTGCGTCACGCGCACTGAACGCTGTCCCTCGCGTATGTGTAAAAAGGGAACTATACTTCAGTCTTAAGAAGGCCAACTGAATAACACTGAATGAATACCAGGTACTGAATGTTGTAGACTAACAATCCAGATGAAAGATCACAACACCTTTATCAGCAAAAGGAGATGTTCTGTTTGCCGAAAGCATGATCAGATTAAATAAGCCTGTCCCATGAATTATGAAGTCAAACCAAGAAACTGAGTCTGTGGCCATGTTGGAGCAGCTGAAGACAGAGAATGGCACTGATGTTACCAATGCAGGGAGAAATATTGGACCCTTCTGATCCTGGCAGAGCCAGTGATGCCAGTCACTCCACAAAGAAAACAGTGCTCGGGAGCTGAGAAACACTAGACACACTATCATCACACAGTGACAGGAACACAATGTTGGACAAAGACAACTCTCAGTTCTGTGCTATAGTCTGAATCATGCTATTGTTGGagatgtacacaaaaggcctatttctctcaaatattgttcacaaatctgtctaaatctgtgttagtgagcacttctcctttgccgagataatccatacacctcacaggtgtggcatatcaagatgcttattagacagcatgattattccacaggtgtgccttaggctggcctgaagggcgatttttacttctgcgtaggacctacgccgtaacctatggcgtagcctacgcagagccgcgtaccctgtgcgtaccctacgccgtagcctgacgcgcacctctccaaaaatgtaacaacgcgtcaactcaacgcagaccctacgcggaccgcaagcgctgtgattggtcggctTGGCAGCAttgtacttccttctacgcatttccggcatcttcttctctggtgtcttcttccggcaagttcagagtccacaaaagaacaacatggcaagcatcgacatcgaccaagttactgagcgtctgattgaagaggtttgggaatacacgcatctgtatgacaaTAAAGTctgactataaagactgtcagatggcggcgaattcttggagagagatttcctctaacgtcggtttggaaGTTGCGGAATGCGTGAAAAGATGGAAGAACACCCGGGACAAGTACGTTCGCCTctgaaactcaactcaactcaactcaactcaactcaactcaactcaactcaactcaactttatttatatagcgcttttacaattttcattgttacaaagcagctgtacatgagacatagacattgactacaagcaaaacaatcaaagttgtacctgcaaaaacaagaaaaggttgaaaacacagaagacagacacacccacacacaaaacactccacacacacaacacgcaccaacacacacagacacacacaaaacactccacacacacaacacgcaccaacacacacacacacagatgcgcacgcacacacacacacagaaactcGCAGAAACTGAAAGAAACTCGCCCCTAGGAGCGGGGACCCAGGCGGGAAGAAAGACCCTGCGTTTTATATATTCCTTTCTTGTCTCGCACCGCATATAAAACACCGGGTCACCGAGTCAAACTTTGATGAGGTAAATATAGCATTtcgtttgtgttgtgttgtgtttaggcTAGCTATCAATGCTATCACGCCGTACATGGCATACTGATGCGAACTGAACAAACGTAACAACGTAGTGATTGCAATGTAAtataatgtgtttatagttcTGTCTAAAAAATGCAGAATATATTAGCTGTATGTGTAATGCactaacttattttattttgctaCTCTTTTCAAAATCATAGGGTTGTAGTGATGCCAGCAGCACAAActcctcttcctcatcatcCTCATCAATGGTTACTTCCGGAGAAGTTGCCCTCCATCCCGAGCCATCTCCTTCACCTCCCGAGCCATCTCCTTCACGTCTTGAGCCATCTCCTTTGCCTCTCGAGCCATCTCCTCTGTCCCCCAGGCCATCTCCTTTGCCTCTCCAAGAATCTCCTTCGCCTCTCCAGCCACGTGCTTCGCCTCTCCAGCCATCTCCTCTGTCCCCCCAGCCATCTTCTTTGTTCCCCAGCCCAAGGAATGGACAAAAACGGAACAGGAAAGAAAAAGATGATTGGATGCAAGTGCAAGTTGCCAGGCTAGAGTCACAGTTGGAAGAACGGCGAGCCGAGCTCCAACAAAGACTGAGCCAAAACAGCGATGAAAGTTCCCGgtttggcaacactgttgctgaCATGCTGCGAAGGGTACCAGAGGAGCACAGGTCACAGGCCATGTTTGACGTGTACAAGCTCCTTTTTGAGTGTCAACAAAAGACATTAAGAACTTtgcactttataaacactgtgcacgatcttttgcactttattggcttcatagttttattttttgtcttaccttttattgttactaaTTTTTTgtaagttttatatttgtgttaatattgcattgtatactcctctatacatagtttgcacttttacatattctgttcattgactcttttgcaaataaagaacaaaattatgacacttccagatcttggtttcatttcgtttcatttttaaataaacaattaataggttgtccatgacaaaatatCATTTCAATACCCAGTTTTGACATCTACGTATATACAGTGCTCGGCGtaaatgagtacacccctagTTTGCACTTGTTATATTGTGTAGTTGATGGAAATAAAGAACAATAGTATGACTTCATAACAGgtatttattaatatgtttACATGTCAATTACAgcttctttacatttacatcaacACAAATTATTGACCAAGTTGACCACGGCACACAATCTGGTTCTGCCATGACACAATTCCATTGGGTGATTGAAAGAAGGCCATTAGATCATTGCGCACACCAATTGCAGCTCTACTGGAGCGTGCCCTTGAAAGGTTACGTGGATCTAGAGGTTCAAATACATTAGTGTCCCCTGCCACCACCCTGCGCCACTCTCCTAGCTGAGGTGACCCTGTAGTGTCCGAGTCTGTGAAATTTGCAAGGATGTATCTATTCACAGCTGTGTTGACCTCATCGGTGCATGCCAGGAATTTGTGTAAAACACAACATGCTTTGACGATGTCGACAGCTTTGTCTGGCCGACACTCTAGGTGTCTTCCTAGGATCTGCCACCTAGCCACCAAAATGCCAAAAGCATTCTCAATCACCCGTCTGGCTCTGGAGTGACGGTAAATGTAGATCTTCTTTTCCCTGGGCAAGTTCGTCCCTATGtagcaaaacaaaaagcattgaTAAATAGgtaattacttttttctttttttttctccattattcatcattggagtttgggttcctcgccacagcagagcagtgcagtgttggcttgctcaccgggagactgcatttatttatttattcatttatttattagatattatttattataatgatcttgcttggtctataaacaccatgaactgtgctgtgttttacctttctgtgtttttcttatttgctcctgtaaagctgctttggaacaatgcacattgtgaaaagcgctatataaataaaattgaattgaattgaattgaactttgTGTAAAAAAAAGCTGTGAACATGTATAGgcattactattattataaaagtgagtatatttgatatatacacatttacacaaagaACCATTACACTTCATTTATAGGGCCTATAACATACCTGGAAAGGGACGCATTAGGTTGTTGTGTAGGGGGAATGCAGCATCACCAACTATCACATGTGGAATTATTACACCTGTCCCAGGAAGATTGGCTGGTGGGGGTAGGTTCATTTCGTGTTCCAGCAGCATAGAACCAAATCGACTCTCCTTGAAGATCCCACCATCACTTTCTCGTCCGTATCCCCCTACATCCACCATGGTGATATCTGGTATCGCATGTGGCCACCAGAACAATGGAGTGAGCGCCTTTGTAGTTAAAAAAGTCGCTCCCGGCATGTGGTggcgcttttattttgacatgctTTCCGTCTACGCTGCCAACACAGTTCGGAAAGTTCCACAGTCGCCAAAAATCAGCAGCAATATTTTCCCATTGAGCGACTGAAGGGCATACAATAAATTCTTGCTGCAGTGCTTTCCACAAATCTTTACAGATCTCAGACACTATGACAGACACTGTGCTAGAGGCTAGTTTGTAGCTAGCCGCTACAGCCTGTTGGCTTCCACCTGAAGCTAAAACTCGAAGGGTGATTGCCAGTCTCTGCGTAATATCTATCGGCATACTGTGCGTACACTGGTGTGTAATAAACGGCTTTACGCGACGAACCAAATCGTCAAATCTACCTGCAGACATGCGAAAATATCTGAAATGCATTTCTTCGTCGATGTCTCTCAGGGGCTGGACAAGCACAGAAAATTTGCCCTCCGTCTGTCTCGTCTGGTTCACAGGTCGTACATACCATCTCCTTTGACGCCTTCTCTGGTTTCTAGCTTTTtgtttaagtaatttaattaaaagtaactgtttttctacttcaatcagctccaactccattaagatgcgatcagcttccattgtcatttgcaaacactagcatacacacacacacaaaacatcggagaagaagagcaaacccatgaaaacacatagagccaactagcgtttcagCGGTGTAATTgcaaccataaatgttcacgacggcatcgtctacgtacgtaggctatgctgtaggttacggcgtaggtcctacgcagaagtaaaaatcgcccTTAAGGCACACtggtccgaaaaccagtcagtatctggtgtgaccaccaattgcctcacgcagtgcaacacgtctccttcgcatagagttgatcatgttgttgattgtggcctgtggaatgttggtccactcctcttcaatggctgtgcaaagttgctggatattggcaggaactggaacacgctgtcgtatacgctgatccagagcatcccaaacatgctcaatgggtgacatgtccggtgagtatgctggccatgtaagaactgggatgttttcagcttccaggaattgtgtacagatccttgcaacatggggccgtgcattatcatgctgcaacatgaggtgatggttgtggatgaatggcacaacaatggacctcaggatctcgtcacggtatctctgtgcattcaaaaccgattgttgcagcagctgtccgggtggctggtctcagacgatcttggaggtgaagatgctggatgtggagaTCCTGGGCTGATGTGGTTACACTTAATCTAcggttgtgaggccggttggatgtactgccaaattctctgaaacgcctttggagatggtttatggtagagaaatgaacattcacttcacgggcaacagctctggtggacattcctgcagtcagcatgccaattgcacgctcAAAACTTGCTACATCtttggcattgtgctgtgtgataaaactgcacattttagagtggccttttattgtggccagcctaaggcacacctgtgcaataatcatgctgtctaatcagcatcttgatatgccacacctgtgaggtggatggattatctcggcaaaggagaagtgctcactaacacagatttagacagatttatGAACAATacttgagagaaataggccttttgtgtacatagaaaaagtcttagatctttgagttcagctcatgaaaaatgggggcaaaaagaaaggtgttgcgtttataattttggtcagtgtaaataaataccccaaaaatgaaatgtcaaaataTCCATCTTCATGAGTTTCCATgtgaacacaacagaacacaatTGTGCTTTAGGTTTTGAAGTTGAAATGTACAGACCTGCTGCTGTCTGTATTGCTATTAATATCAGTCACACAACACAAGAATAATAGCTTTAGCAGCTTTACTGTGTGACACAAAGACAAATACTAGCCAACGCAACAGCAGGAAGGTTGAGACAGTAAGGAGAGAGATCATTTATCACATGTTCTTATTATTTTAAGGAGCCTGTAAAAGAACACTATGTTACCAGGAGTAAGTGAAAGTGTGTTTTAAAGGGCTCAATATAAACAGATCTCACTAATGACTTGAAAGGTGATCCATCTAAAGCCACACTGGAGTGCAGTAATGAACATAACAGTATGTTCAGAGACTCTGAAGGAGGAAAACATCGAGAATCAATGGAGACAGCAGATCATTTCTTTTCTATTTGGTCCACATGTGAACATCAAAGCCGCATATATGATATAGTCCAgtcatttatgtaattgatcttttgccactatatcctctaatatctttatctaGCGCTAAACGTgcttcattttaaccctttctACTCCATGTGCGCTGCttctctcccgccaaagacacgCCGCATGAATagcagcagacacgtgcttattttaacaacagtagTGAAGACATGCAGAGCAGGTAAATagacacacaacagtaaacaaaatccagtaatattaaagtatttgtttctgtcagtctgtttactatatgtctccaaccttcgaccagatttgtgatattttatcaaccataacgtttttatttacatttagcattagtattattgatcagcatgtaaacatttgtgaccctgtgaaaacccaggctcataatcaaattaattattagataacaagcatcaaagattaatttcaagcattaatttcagtaagatttcaatctttaaaatggcattattcagtcactattgaagatattgttgttatattttcacagactacatattttatgtagaaaacagtaaaaatacttttgctgggttttcacaagcagggtcacattttgtaatgaacaacATTCTAaattgggaaattatttaaagatagaagtagttctggtatgaatgacatggaaaggctaatttagtacgtaaatgtgctttctgtttatgatgagaacattttaattgttacattacatttgctgtttgtatgttgtcagtagttttttttatttacaaatatgaattataagacttctattaagagggcattcccctaaagccacagagcctacatTACATACTGATACATACTGGtctgataaaagatcatatcttttatatatatccaactgggctaaattgattaaatatttatttattttcaaaaaacaaattgtctggacctccgtttggaataaaatataaagaccgGACCTCTTCGAACTTTAATTGAAAACCCCGGCCACAAATATCAGTCTCACATCTTGGCAGCTATTATAAGcccttttaaaaaaatgacatgatgTTCTTTATGCTCAAACAGCATaggaaaaaaatcaattgtttttgt
Proteins encoded in this region:
- the LOC130561032 gene encoding uncharacterized protein LOC130561032 isoform X1, giving the protein MPGATFLTTKALTPLFWWPHAIPDITMVDVGGYGRESDGGIFKESRFGSMLLEHEMNLPPPANLPGTGVIIPHVIVGDAAFPLHNNLMRPFPAALQEQIRKTQKGTNLPREKKIYIYRHSRARRVIENAFGILVARWQILGRHLECRPDKAVDIVKACCVLHKFLACTDEVNTAVNRYILANFTDSDTTGSPQLGEWRRVVAGDTNVFEPLDPRNLSRARSSRAAIGVRNDLMAFFQSPNGIVSWQNQIVCRGQLGQ
- the LOC130561032 gene encoding uncharacterized protein LOC130561032 isoform X2, which gives rise to MPGATFLTTKALTPLFWWPHAIPDITMVDVGGYGRESDGGIFKESRFGSMLLEHEMNLPPPANLPGTGVIIPHVIVGDAAFPLHNNLMRPFPALQEQIRKTQKGTNLPREKKIYIYRHSRARRVIENAFGILVARWQILGRHLECRPDKAVDIVKACCVLHKFLACTDEVNTAVNRYILANFTDSDTTGSPQLGEWRRVVAGDTNVFEPLDPRNLSRARSSRAAIGVRNDLMAFFQSPNGIVSWQNQIVCRGQLGQ